Proteins from a single region of Catellicoccus marimammalium M35/04/3:
- the hemW gene encoding radical SAM family heme chaperone HemW, protein MTSAYIHIPFCDQICFYCDFPKVLKEDQPIEEYLTTLRWEMEQYQVKEPCETLYIGGGTPSSLNEQELEQLLASVREMLPFSGGEFTFEVNPGDLNEAKLHLLEEYGVNRLSMGVQTFNETLLKKIGRKHNRQDVHDTLHAIEKYSTITNVSLDLIYALPKQTIEDFQATLKEAVELGLPHFSLYALILENQTVFANLARRGKLLLPTQEEEVAMEEWAQEYLEARGWHRYELSNYGKEGYESQHNLMYWDNKHYYGFGAGGSGYLGNERYRNHAPIQHYLAACQKGELPIVEKEVISRSAAMEEQIFLGLRKTKGVSKKEFAARFHQPIEEVYGPVISDLLAKGLLQEQDDFLSLTPQGRLFGNDVFVEFLLDK, encoded by the coding sequence TCAGCTTATATTCACATTCCTTTTTGTGATCAAATTTGTTTTTATTGTGATTTTCCTAAAGTATTGAAAGAAGATCAACCGATTGAAGAATATTTAACAACTTTGCGTTGGGAAATGGAACAATATCAAGTGAAAGAACCTTGTGAGACCTTATATATTGGAGGAGGAACTCCTTCTTCTTTAAATGAGCAAGAATTAGAGCAATTACTTGCTTCAGTGCGTGAAATGTTACCTTTTTCTGGGGGAGAATTTACTTTTGAAGTCAATCCTGGAGATTTAAATGAAGCCAAACTACATTTATTGGAGGAATATGGTGTAAATCGTCTTTCTATGGGAGTGCAAACCTTCAATGAAACTCTACTTAAAAAAATTGGTCGCAAGCATAATCGACAAGATGTTCATGATACGTTACATGCGATTGAGAAGTATTCTACGATTACAAATGTCTCTTTGGATTTAATTTATGCATTGCCAAAACAAACAATCGAAGATTTCCAAGCTACTTTAAAAGAAGCGGTAGAGCTAGGATTACCTCACTTTTCTTTATATGCTTTGATTTTAGAGAATCAAACCGTCTTTGCGAATTTAGCACGCCGAGGGAAATTATTATTACCTACTCAAGAAGAAGAGGTTGCCATGGAAGAGTGGGCACAAGAATATCTTGAGGCACGAGGTTGGCATCGTTATGAATTAAGTAATTATGGAAAAGAAGGATATGAAAGCCAACATAATTTAATGTATTGGGATAACAAACATTATTATGGCTTTGGTGCAGGAGGTAGTGGTTATTTAGGAAATGAACGCTATCGCAATCATGCTCCAATCCAACATTACTTAGCAGCTTGTCAAAAAGGAGAATTACCGATTGTAGAAAAAGAAGTCATTTCTCGCTCTGCTGCAATGGAAGAACAAATCTTTTTAGGGTTGCGAAAGACAAAAGGAGTTTCTAAAAAAGAATTTGCGGCTCGCTTTCATCAACCCATTGAAGAAGTCTATGGCCCAGTAATTTCTGATTTATTAGCGAAGGGATTATTGCAAGAACAAGATGATTTTCTTTCTTTAACCCCACAAGGGCGTCTCTTTGGCAACGATGTATTTGTAGAATTTTTACTAGATAAATAA
- the hrcA gene encoding heat-inducible transcriptional repressor HrcA, with protein sequence MVLKPRQLDVLKLLVHLFINNHQPVGSSTLKTEGIDASSATIRNDLALLEAKGFIEKTHVSSGRIPSLKGYRYYIDHLLQPLPLSEEERRAIREQLQTNEPLLQNFLGQSAMQLAELTGCTTFISELNQESCILTAFQLVFLNEQQVMAVMVNNRGNVEKRLYPVERDFTPEWLQEIEHFVQDEFVGESIMTIQQRLKTELPITLQRVFTQSNFVLSLLNTIFEEVFKGQCYIGGEMNLLDAYQNELPRFKKVHEWVHSEASESLLQCPTDDCIHIYLGSELKTPLLEDMALIKMRYQVAPYGSGVLAVLGPAGLPYPRILSLLRCFKEEFEQQVANYHLLVHNPLT encoded by the coding sequence ATGGTGTTGAAACCACGCCAGTTAGATGTTTTGAAATTATTGGTGCATCTGTTCATCAATAATCATCAACCCGTTGGTTCTTCCACTTTAAAAACAGAAGGAATTGATGCTAGTTCAGCGACGATTCGCAATGACTTAGCATTACTAGAAGCAAAAGGGTTTATTGAAAAAACCCATGTATCTTCTGGACGTATTCCTTCCTTAAAAGGATATCGTTATTATATTGATCATCTGTTACAACCATTACCTCTTTCAGAAGAAGAGCGAAGAGCAATTCGAGAACAATTGCAAACGAATGAACCTTTGTTACAAAACTTTTTGGGACAAAGTGCAATGCAATTAGCGGAGTTGACCGGTTGCACAACTTTTATTTCAGAATTGAATCAAGAAAGTTGTATTTTGACTGCGTTTCAACTAGTATTTCTTAATGAACAACAGGTAATGGCGGTAATGGTAAACAATCGCGGAAATGTAGAGAAACGATTGTATCCTGTAGAAAGAGATTTCACTCCTGAATGGTTACAAGAAATTGAGCATTTTGTTCAAGATGAATTCGTAGGCGAAAGCATTATGACCATTCAACAACGATTGAAAACAGAATTGCCTATTACACTACAACGAGTGTTTACTCAATCCAATTTTGTTCTTTCTTTATTGAATACCATCTTTGAAGAAGTATTCAAAGGACAATGTTATATTGGAGGCGAGATGAATCTTTTAGATGCTTATCAAAATGAGTTACCAAGATTCAAAAAAGTGCATGAATGGGTTCATTCTGAAGCGAGTGAAAGTTTATTACAATGTCCAACGGATGATTGTATTCATATCTACCTAGGAAGTGAATTAAAAACTCCATTACTAGAAGATATGGCCCTAATTAAAATGCGATATCAAGTGGCGCCTTATGGCAGTGGAGTACTAGCAGTATTAGGACCTGCTGGATTGCCTTATCCACGTATCTTATCATTATTGCGTTGTTTTAAAGAGGAATTTGAACAACAGGTTGCAAATTATCACTTGTTAGTTCATAACCCATTAACATAG
- the grpE gene encoding nucleotide exchange factor GrpE — protein MNEENKNTTEQEEIVEAVEKEVEIEAAEEESEIVELKQKIDELSDQNLRLQAEIVNMRNRNQKDRETAAKYRAQDLAKELLPAIDNLERALAIDVDNEHGEALKKGVQMVLDNLKTALKAQGIEEIVALNQAFDPTVHQAVQTVDAKENNVEPNTIVQELQKGYKLHDRVLRPAMVVVAQ, from the coding sequence GTGAACGAAGAAAACAAAAACACAACAGAACAAGAAGAAATCGTAGAAGCTGTAGAAAAAGAAGTAGAGATTGAAGCGGCCGAAGAAGAAAGCGAAATCGTTGAATTAAAACAAAAGATTGATGAACTTTCTGACCAAAACTTACGCTTACAAGCAGAAATTGTAAACATGCGCAATCGTAATCAAAAAGACCGTGAAACTGCTGCTAAATATCGTGCACAGGATTTAGCAAAAGAATTACTTCCAGCGATTGATAATTTAGAACGCGCATTAGCAATTGATGTTGATAATGAACATGGAGAAGCTTTGAAAAAAGGTGTACAAATGGTTTTAGACAACTTAAAAACAGCCTTGAAAGCGCAAGGAATTGAAGAAATTGTAGCGTTAAATCAAGCCTTTGATCCAACGGTTCACCAAGCGGTACAAACCGTGGATGCAAAAGAAAACAATGTCGAACCAAACACAATTGTACAAGAACTGCAAAAAGGTTATAAATTACATGATCGTGTGTTACGTCCAGCAATGGTTGTTGTAGCACAGTAG
- the dnaK gene encoding molecular chaperone DnaK — protein MSNKIIGIDLGTTNSAVAVLEGGEAKIIPNPEGNRTTPSVVAFKDGEIQVGEVAKRQAVTNPNTISSIKRHMGTDYKVEVDGKQYTPQEISAMILQYLKGYAEDYLGEKVDKAVITVPAYFDDAQRQATKDAGKIAGLEVERIVNEPTAAALAYGLDKTDKDEKVLVFDLGGGTFDVSILELGDGVFDVLSTAGDNHLGGDDFDNKIIDWAVAEFKKENGIDLSQDKMALQRLKDAAEKAKKDLSGVTSAQISLPFITAGEAGPLHLEMTLTRAKFDELTHDLVERTKEPVRRALSDAGLSNADIDEVILVGGSTRIPAVVEAVRKETGKEPNKSVNPDEVVAMGAAIQGGVITGDVKDVVLLDVTPLSLGIETMGGVMTKLIDRNTTIPTSKSQVFSTAADNQPAVDIHVLQGERPMAADNKTLGRFQLTDIPAAPRGVPQIEVTFDIDKNGIVNVSAKDLGTGKEQKITITSSTGLSDEEIERMVKDAEANADADKQRKEEADLRNEVDALIFSVDKTLEELKDKVSEDEVKKAEAARDELKAAVEANDLEQMKAKKDALEAIVRDLSVKLYEQAAQQQAQANPEAAKDGDDDVVDADFEEVDK, from the coding sequence ATGAGTAACAAAATTATCGGAATTGACTTAGGTACAACAAACTCAGCTGTCGCTGTATTAGAAGGTGGCGAAGCTAAAATTATTCCAAACCCAGAAGGTAACCGTACAACTCCTTCTGTCGTTGCTTTCAAAGATGGAGAAATTCAAGTAGGGGAAGTTGCTAAACGTCAAGCAGTAACAAACCCAAATACAATCTCTTCTATTAAACGTCATATGGGTACAGACTACAAAGTAGAAGTAGATGGTAAACAATATACACCACAAGAAATCTCAGCAATGATTTTACAATACTTAAAAGGTTATGCTGAAGATTACTTAGGAGAAAAAGTAGATAAAGCCGTAATTACAGTTCCAGCTTACTTCGATGATGCTCAACGTCAAGCAACAAAAGATGCTGGTAAAATTGCTGGTTTAGAAGTAGAACGTATCGTAAACGAACCTACAGCTGCTGCATTAGCTTATGGTTTAGATAAAACAGATAAAGATGAAAAAGTATTAGTATTTGACCTTGGTGGTGGTACTTTCGACGTATCTATCCTTGAATTAGGAGATGGCGTGTTCGACGTATTATCAACTGCTGGGGACAACCATTTAGGTGGAGATGACTTCGATAACAAAATTATTGATTGGGCAGTAGCTGAATTCAAAAAAGAAAATGGTATCGACTTATCTCAAGATAAAATGGCATTACAACGTTTGAAAGATGCCGCTGAAAAAGCGAAAAAAGATTTATCAGGTGTAACAAGTGCACAAATCAGCTTACCATTCATTACAGCTGGTGAAGCAGGACCATTACACTTAGAAATGACATTAACACGTGCAAAATTCGATGAATTAACTCATGATTTAGTAGAACGTACAAAAGAACCTGTTCGTCGTGCTTTATCTGATGCTGGTTTATCAAACGCAGACATCGACGAAGTGATCTTAGTTGGTGGTTCAACACGTATCCCAGCCGTAGTAGAAGCTGTACGTAAAGAAACAGGTAAAGAACCTAACAAATCTGTAAACCCAGATGAAGTAGTAGCAATGGGTGCTGCTATCCAAGGTGGGGTTATCACTGGAGATGTTAAAGATGTTGTCTTATTAGACGTTACTCCATTATCATTAGGTATCGAAACAATGGGTGGAGTGATGACAAAATTAATCGATCGTAACACAACAATCCCAACAAGTAAATCTCAAGTGTTCTCAACTGCTGCCGATAACCAACCAGCAGTAGACATCCACGTATTACAAGGGGAACGTCCAATGGCTGCCGACAACAAAACATTAGGTCGCTTCCAATTAACAGATATCCCTGCTGCACCTCGTGGAGTACCTCAAATCGAAGTAACTTTTGATATCGATAAAAACGGTATTGTAAACGTAAGTGCGAAAGATTTAGGAACTGGTAAAGAACAAAAAATTACGATTACTTCTTCTACAGGATTATCTGATGAAGAAATCGAACGCATGGTAAAAGATGCAGAAGCAAATGCAGATGCAGATAAACAACGTAAAGAAGAAGCAGATTTACGTAACGAAGTAGATGCATTAATCTTCAGCGTAGATAAAACATTAGAAGAATTAAAAGATAAAGTTTCAGAAGATGAAGTGAAAAAAGCAGAAGCTGCTCGTGACGAATTAAAAGCTGCAGTTGAAGCAAATGATTTAGAACAAATGAAAGCGAAAAAAGATGCGTTAGAAGCAATCGTTCGTGACTTATCTGTTAAATTATATGAACAAGCTGCGCAACAACAAGCTCAAGCAAATCCAGAAGCTGCAAAAGATGGCGATGACGACGTGGTAGATGCTGACTTTGAAGAAGTAGATAAATAA
- the dnaJ gene encoding molecular chaperone DnaJ: MATKRDYYEVLGVQKDASDAEIKKAYRKLSKKYHPDINKEPDAADKFKEVSEAYEVLSDPQKRAAYDQYGHASTDPNFNGGFGGFGGGFDGFDGGGFGGFEDIFSSFFGGGGGGFGSTNPNTPRQGADLSYTLDLTFDEAIHGTEKSISYRRSEVCETCHGSGAKAGTEPETCPKCHGSGTINVQRQTPLGRMMTQEVCDECHGTGKIIKEKCSTCHGEGVVENTHTIKITVPAGVEDGTQMRVAGQGQAGENGGPYGDLYVVFHVQASKEFRRDGADIYYELPLNFAQVSLGDEVEVPTVDGKVKLKIPAGTQSGKMFRLRGKGAARLHGTGRGDQYVIANVVTPKSMNEKQKEAMRMFAEATDGPVKNEESFFDKMRDRFGKHNK; the protein is encoded by the coding sequence ATGGCAACAAAACGAGATTATTATGAAGTATTAGGAGTACAAAAGGATGCTTCTGATGCAGAAATTAAAAAGGCATATCGTAAGTTATCAAAAAAATATCACCCAGATATTAATAAAGAACCCGATGCTGCAGATAAATTTAAAGAAGTATCAGAGGCGTATGAAGTATTAAGCGATCCGCAAAAACGTGCAGCGTATGACCAATACGGACATGCTTCTACTGATCCAAACTTTAACGGTGGATTTGGCGGCTTTGGTGGCGGCTTTGATGGATTCGATGGCGGTGGCTTTGGTGGCTTTGAAGATATCTTCTCTTCCTTCTTTGGTGGAGGAGGCGGTGGCTTTGGTAGCACCAATCCAAATACGCCTCGTCAAGGTGCAGATTTAAGCTATACGTTAGACTTGACCTTTGATGAAGCAATTCATGGAACAGAAAAGAGCATTAGCTATCGTCGTTCTGAAGTATGTGAAACTTGTCATGGTTCAGGAGCAAAAGCAGGAACAGAACCTGAAACTTGTCCAAAATGTCATGGTTCAGGTACAATCAACGTTCAACGTCAAACTCCATTAGGTCGTATGATGACTCAAGAAGTATGTGACGAATGTCATGGTACAGGTAAGATTATTAAAGAAAAATGTAGTACTTGTCATGGCGAAGGAGTCGTAGAAAATACGCATACGATTAAAATTACCGTTCCTGCGGGTGTGGAAGATGGAACACAAATGCGTGTCGCTGGTCAAGGACAAGCAGGAGAAAATGGTGGACCATACGGTGATTTATACGTTGTTTTCCATGTTCAAGCAAGTAAAGAATTCCGTCGTGATGGAGCAGATATTTACTATGAATTACCATTGAACTTTGCTCAAGTCTCTTTAGGAGATGAGGTAGAAGTACCAACCGTAGACGGAAAGGTGAAATTGAAAATTCCAGCAGGAACTCAATCTGGTAAAATGTTCCGTTTACGTGGAAAAGGTGCAGCTCGTTTACATGGTACAGGTCGTGGGGACCAATATGTAATCGCAAATGTGGTAACACCAAAATCAATGAATGAAAAACAAAAAGAAGCAATGCGAATGTTTGCAGAAGCCACAGATGGTCCAGTGAAAAACGAAGAAAGCTTCTTTGACAAAATGAGAGATCGTTTTGGCAAACACAATAAATAA
- the alr gene encoding alanine racemase gives MAVVANHRPTKAIVSKGAIRHNIEEEMKRLPKDAQLWAVVKADAYGHGALEVAKVAKEAGATGYCVAYVDEGIALREAGFTEPILVLGVTEPMSTVVLAAKYHLSLAAPSVDWLERADLALKEVNESLTVHLAVDSGMGRIGFVYEEEMAEAKARMSEWTNIEVEGIFTHFATADELDESYFVTQQDRFQKALAILGEDYKYIHTCNTATALWHEAWHSNVVRFGVGIYGMNPSGSVLPLPYELQPAMRIESEIVYVKKQPKGRSVSYGATYTSQEEEYIATLPIGYADGWLRRYSGFSVLVDGQRAEIVGRVTMDQIMIRLPKYYPVGTKVTLIGKDGEEENTFTQAADYIGTINYELTSILGQRLERIYEED, from the coding sequence ATGGCCGTAGTAGCAAATCATCGACCAACAAAAGCGATTGTTTCAAAAGGAGCAATTCGTCATAATATTGAAGAAGAAATGAAACGTTTACCTAAAGATGCACAGTTATGGGCAGTGGTAAAAGCAGATGCTTATGGACATGGAGCCTTAGAAGTTGCCAAAGTAGCAAAAGAAGCGGGAGCAACAGGATATTGCGTTGCCTATGTAGATGAAGGAATTGCTCTACGTGAGGCAGGATTTACAGAACCGATTTTAGTATTGGGAGTTACTGAACCTATGAGTACCGTTGTACTTGCTGCCAAATATCATCTTTCTTTAGCAGCTCCAAGTGTGGATTGGTTAGAACGAGCAGATTTAGCATTGAAAGAAGTCAATGAAAGCTTAACGGTTCATTTAGCGGTTGATAGTGGAATGGGACGTATTGGTTTTGTTTATGAAGAAGAAATGGCTGAGGCAAAAGCACGCATGTCAGAATGGACAAACATTGAAGTGGAAGGGATTTTCACTCATTTTGCCACTGCTGATGAATTAGATGAAAGTTATTTTGTCACTCAACAAGATCGTTTCCAAAAGGCATTAGCGATTTTAGGTGAAGATTATAAATATATTCATACTTGTAATACCGCTACTGCTTTATGGCACGAAGCTTGGCATTCTAATGTTGTTCGCTTTGGAGTAGGAATTTATGGTATGAATCCATCAGGTAGTGTTTTACCTTTACCTTATGAGTTACAACCGGCGATGCGTATTGAAAGTGAAATCGTATATGTTAAAAAACAACCGAAAGGCCGCAGTGTAAGTTATGGAGCAACCTATACTTCACAAGAAGAAGAATATATTGCTACTTTACCGATTGGTTATGCGGATGGTTGGTTGCGCCGTTATAGTGGATTTTCTGTGCTTGTCGATGGACAACGTGCAGAAATCGTTGGTCGTGTTACTATGGATCAAATTATGATTCGTTTACCAAAATACTATCCTGTAGGAACAAAAGTAACATTAATTGGTAAAGATGGAGAAGAAGAAAACACCTTTACTCAAGCTGCAGATTATATTGGAACGATTAACTATGAATTAACATCAATTTTAGGACAACGCTTAGAGCGTATTTATGAGGAGGACTAA
- a CDS encoding DEAD/DEAH box helicase encodes MNFKEYQLKPYIQKALEEKGFKEPTEVQQYFIPMIRKGKSVVGQSQTGTGKTHTFLIPLFQRLDETKEEVQVIITAPSRELAQQIYKEAQWIASFSGESIKIACYIGGTDKKRQIEKLQQGQPQIVIGTPGRILDLIKEQALKVHTAFAFVVDEADMTLDLGFLGEVDQIAGRLPYLEQMLVFSATIPEKLKPFLKKYMENPVMGEIKPKEKIATTIENCLLSTKGQDRIGIIYQLLTMGNPYLALVFANTKERVDEITSALRERGLKVAKIHGDVPPRERKRVMKQIQNLEYQYVVATDLAARGIDIEGVSLVINDELPKDLEFYIHRVGRTGRNGLEGTAITLYGPGDDQAILELEEMGVNFVPKALKNGELVDTFDRRRREQRTKTQQKLDPSMIGMVKKKKKKVKPGYKKKINRTIEEDRRRRRRQEMKQQNRRRRKERKEEY; translated from the coding sequence TTGAATTTTAAGGAATATCAATTAAAGCCCTATATTCAAAAAGCATTGGAAGAAAAAGGATTTAAAGAACCGACTGAGGTGCAACAATATTTTATTCCAATGATTCGTAAAGGAAAAAGTGTCGTTGGACAATCACAAACCGGAACAGGAAAAACTCATACTTTCTTGATTCCACTATTCCAACGTCTAGATGAAACAAAAGAAGAAGTTCAGGTTATTATCACTGCACCAAGTCGTGAATTAGCACAACAAATTTATAAAGAAGCACAATGGATTGCTTCTTTCTCTGGAGAAAGCATTAAAATTGCTTGTTATATTGGAGGAACCGATAAAAAACGTCAAATCGAAAAATTACAACAGGGACAACCACAAATTGTGATTGGAACTCCAGGACGTATTTTAGATTTAATTAAAGAACAAGCATTGAAAGTTCACACTGCTTTTGCTTTTGTAGTCGATGAAGCAGATATGACTTTAGACCTTGGATTTTTAGGAGAAGTCGATCAAATTGCAGGACGCTTACCTTATTTAGAACAAATGCTAGTCTTTTCTGCGACCATTCCAGAAAAATTAAAACCGTTCTTGAAAAAATATATGGAAAATCCAGTAATGGGTGAAATTAAGCCAAAAGAAAAAATCGCTACAACAATTGAAAATTGCTTATTATCTACCAAAGGTCAAGATCGTATTGGTATTATTTATCAATTATTAACCATGGGAAATCCTTATTTGGCATTAGTATTTGCAAATACAAAAGAACGTGTAGATGAAATTACTTCTGCTTTACGTGAACGCGGATTGAAAGTCGCAAAAATTCATGGAGATGTGCCTCCGCGTGAACGTAAACGTGTGATGAAACAAATTCAAAATTTAGAATATCAATATGTCGTTGCGACCGATTTAGCTGCTCGTGGAATTGATATTGAAGGAGTTTCTTTAGTTATCAATGATGAACTACCAAAAGACTTAGAGTTTTATATTCACCGTGTGGGTCGTACAGGACGTAATGGTTTAGAAGGAACTGCCATTACTTTATATGGTCCAGGAGATGACCAAGCGATTTTAGAATTAGAAGAAATGGGTGTCAACTTTGTACCAAAAGCTCTAAAAAATGGAGAATTGGTTGATACTTTTGACCGTCGTCGTCGTGAACAACGTACAAAAACCCAACAAAAATTAGATCCATCTATGATTGGGATGGTGAAAAAGAAAAAGAAAAAAGTAAAACCAGGTTATAAGAAAAAAATTAACCGTACGATTGAAGAAGATCGTCGTCGTCGTCGTCGTCAAGAGATGAAACAACAAAATCGTCGTCGTCGTAAAGAAAGAAAAGAAGAGTATTAA
- a CDS encoding alpha/beta hydrolase has translation MKKRNKWIAVISVLVGLTVIGGYGGIRYLFDYAIVRDEKDFMSSGDASGTSEPAKPYEKWTFLNTKPKYMTQKTEDGLTLKGVYLRNNEQKVQGNRKLMILVHGYTSNGKLLEQYAKLFYGKGYDLFLPDARAHGMSEGKYIGFGWPDRIDLLHWIKQMIAYYDDKVDIGLWGISMGGAEVMMVSGEKLPKQVKCIIEDCGYSSTKEEMEYQLKEMFHLPSFPIIPLASAYTEHRVGYNFYESSAVEQLKKNHLPMLFIHGSKDDFVPTEMVEEVYEASKGPKEKVIFPGAGHAKSYQSNPKRYEKVVFQFLDQYLPVKEKSKK, from the coding sequence ATGAAAAAAAGGAATAAATGGATTGCGGTCATTTCTGTACTTGTGGGATTGACTGTCATTGGTGGCTATGGAGGAATTCGTTATCTTTTTGATTACGCAATTGTGCGCGATGAAAAAGATTTTATGAGTAGTGGAGATGCTTCTGGAACAAGTGAACCAGCAAAACCTTATGAAAAATGGACTTTTTTAAATACTAAGCCCAAATACATGACTCAAAAAACAGAAGATGGATTGACGTTAAAAGGAGTTTATTTACGCAATAATGAACAAAAAGTTCAGGGGAACCGTAAATTAATGATTTTAGTCCATGGATATACTTCGAATGGGAAATTATTAGAACAATACGCCAAACTTTTTTATGGTAAAGGATATGATTTATTCTTACCGGATGCTAGAGCTCATGGAATGAGTGAAGGAAAATATATTGGTTTTGGTTGGCCTGATCGAATTGATCTTTTACATTGGATTAAGCAAATGATTGCTTATTACGATGATAAAGTAGATATTGGATTATGGGGAATCAGTATGGGTGGTGCTGAAGTGATGATGGTTAGTGGTGAAAAACTACCAAAACAAGTAAAATGTATCATCGAAGATTGCGGATACTCCAGTACAAAAGAAGAAATGGAATATCAATTAAAAGAAATGTTCCACTTACCTTCTTTCCCTATTATTCCTTTAGCCTCTGCGTATACAGAACATCGAGTAGGATATAATTTCTATGAGAGTAGCGCTGTAGAACAATTGAAGAAAAATCATTTACCGATGCTCTTCATTCATGGTTCAAAAGATGATTTTGTACCAACAGAAATGGTAGAAGAAGTATATGAAGCATCGAAAGGTCCAAAAGAAAAAGTGATTTTCCCAGGAGCAGGACATGCGAAAAGTTATCAATCCAATCCAAAACGTTATGAAAAAGTGGTTTTCCAATTTTTAGATCAATACTTGCCAGTGAAAGAAAAGAGTAAAAAGTGA
- a CDS encoding M20 family metallopeptidase, whose amino-acid sequence MRSFMTDDLQEQAIKDLQLMVACPSYCDEEHAEEGAPFGPGIAKCLDTTLDIFEKNGFSTYKDPKGYYGYAEIGEGTETLAVLCHLDVVPAGDLADWNTDPFKATLIDGNLALVGRGVQDDKGPTMMALYALKAVTEGTGLVPNKKIRFIFGTDEETLWRCMDHYNAEQPQADMGFAPDADFPLIYAEKGLLQAEMVGPKVTDYTVTGGSALNVVPNKAQYIGPKAKEVAQALEKLGYDYKQVDDSTIEVYGKAVHSKDAPEGINAITRLAEALATIYDDPMIQLLGKTVKADANGVTLVGDVEDEVSGKLTFNIATIQCDANGSKVGIDLRIPVTVDKDELVHRLSEKLEANGLEYSEVDYVASLYVPQDSTLVKNLLEVYRDYTGDMEEPLVSGGATFARTMNNCVAFGPFFPYSDNTEHQANETLDLKEMRQAMDIYAEAFYRLAFKE is encoded by the coding sequence ATGAGATCATTCATGACAGATGACTTACAAGAACAAGCAATTAAAGATTTACAATTAATGGTGGCATGTCCATCTTATTGTGATGAAGAACATGCAGAAGAAGGAGCTCCTTTTGGACCAGGAATTGCTAAATGTTTAGATACAACATTAGACATTTTTGAAAAAAATGGTTTTAGTACCTACAAAGATCCAAAAGGCTATTATGGATATGCAGAAATTGGTGAGGGTACAGAAACATTAGCTGTACTATGTCACTTAGATGTTGTTCCTGCTGGTGATTTAGCAGATTGGAATACAGATCCATTTAAAGCTACTTTAATTGATGGTAATTTAGCTTTAGTAGGACGTGGAGTTCAAGACGATAAAGGTCCTACAATGATGGCTTTATATGCTTTGAAAGCAGTAACAGAAGGTACAGGATTAGTACCAAATAAAAAAATTCGTTTCATCTTTGGTACAGATGAAGAAACATTATGGCGTTGTATGGATCATTACAATGCAGAACAACCACAAGCAGATATGGGATTTGCCCCAGATGCTGATTTCCCATTAATTTATGCGGAAAAAGGTTTATTACAAGCTGAAATGGTTGGACCAAAAGTAACAGATTACACAGTAACTGGTGGTAGTGCATTAAACGTAGTACCAAATAAAGCGCAATATATTGGACCAAAAGCTAAAGAAGTGGCTCAAGCTTTAGAAAAATTAGGTTATGATTATAAACAAGTAGATGATTCTACAATTGAAGTTTATGGAAAAGCAGTTCACTCAAAAGATGCTCCAGAAGGAATCAATGCAATTACTCGTTTAGCAGAAGCATTAGCTACAATTTACGATGATCCTATGATTCAATTATTAGGTAAAACTGTAAAAGCGGATGCGAATGGAGTAACTTTAGTAGGAGATGTGGAAGATGAAGTTTCTGGTAAACTAACTTTCAATATCGCTACAATTCAATGTGATGCTAACGGTTCAAAAGTTGGAATCGATTTGCGTATCCCAGTAACTGTAGATAAAGATGAATTAGTTCATCGTTTAAGTGAAAAATTAGAAGCAAACGGCTTAGAATATTCAGAAGTAGACTATGTAGCATCATTATATGTACCACAAGATAGTACTTTGGTGAAAAACTTATTAGAAGTTTACCGTGACTACACAGGAGATATGGAAGAACCTCTTGTTTCTGGTGGAGCTACTTTTGCTAGAACAATGAATAACTGTGTTGCCTTTGGACCATTCTTCCCATATAGTGACAATACAGAACACCAAGCCAATGAAACTTTAGACCTAAAAGAAATGCGTCAAGCAATGGATATTTATGCAGAAGCATTCTATCGCTTAGCATTTAAAGAATAG